CTGGGCAGCATGCTGGCCCTGCTGGGCTATCCGACGCTGGTCGAGCCCCACCTCCATCTGCAAGGGGCCTCCTGGCTCAGCCAGACGCGGCTGTGGACCGCCGGCTACGTGGGGCTCGTGCTCCTCGTCGCGCTCTGCGCGCTGACGCTCCGGTGGACGCCGGCCGGCGCGACCACCGGCGGGACGACGGTCGAGCCGCCCGAGGAATGGCCCGCCTGGCCGCGCCGGCTCTACTGGGTCGCGCTCGCCTTCGTGCCGTCGAGCCTGCTGCTCGGCGTCACCACCTACATCAGCACCGACCTCGCCGCGGTGCCGCTCCTGTGGGTGCTGCCGCTCGCGATCTACCTGCTGACCTTCATCCTGGCCTTCGGCCGGTGGCCGCGCCGGCTGCATCGCCTGGTGGTGGCGGCCACGCCGGCGATGGTGCTGCTCGTCATCTTCCTGATGGTGTCGAGCCTGCCCGAGCGCATCTGGATCACGGTGCTGTGGCACTTCGGCCTGCTCTTCGTGGTCGCGCTGGCCGCCCACGGCGAGCTGGCGCAGGAACGGCCCGCACCGCGTCATCTCACCGAGTTCTACCTGCTGATGTCGATCGGCGGAGTGCTGGGCGGGGTCTTCAATGCCCTGGTCGCACCCCTCGTGTTCCGCTCGCTGATCGAGTACCCGCTGATGATGATCCTGGCGTGCGTGCTCCTGCTCGCCCCGCGCACGCCCGCGCTCGGCCTCGGCGCGGGCGCCGGGCGCGCCCTCGGGCTGGTGGCGATCGTCGCCGCGCTGGCCCTGGTCCTCTACTCCGAGTCGATCAAGGTGCGGACCGACTTCGCGTTCGTGGCGCGGGTGCTCGAGCTGAGCCGGGACTGGGTCGGCACGTGGCTCGATCCGGTCGAGCGCGCGGCCAACAAGTTCATGATCTACGGCCCGCCCATCGTGCTCGCCGGCTTCCTGTGGCGCCGGCCGCTGCACCTGGGCCTGGCCCTGGGCGCGGTGCTGCTGATCTCGGGCTACGTGGACGCGCGCAACAACGATCAGATCCGCCAGAGCCGCTCGTTCTTCGGCGTCGTGCGCATCTCGCGCGATCACGACGCCACCGGCTACACCGAGCTGCGGCACGGCACCACCCTGCACGGCCGGCAGAGCCTCGAGCCGGCGCGCCGCGCGCAGCCGCTGTCCTACTATCAGCCGAAGGGACCGGTGGGCCAGCTCTTCGAGGAGCTGGACCGCCGG
This portion of the Candidatus Methylomirabilota bacterium genome encodes:
- a CDS encoding fused MFS/spermidine synthase, which codes for MFAGATLLFAMQPMVGKMILPLLGGTPAVWSTCMVFFQAALLGGYAYAHVISARLRLSRQVPVHLIVLALPFLVLPLAVNPGLPRGGEGNPVLDVLILLSVSVGLPFLAVSATAPLLQQWFTRTGHPAAHDPYFLYAASNLGSMLALLGYPTLVEPHLHLQGASWLSQTRLWTAGYVGLVLLVALCALTLRWTPAGATTGGTTVEPPEEWPAWPRRLYWVALAFVPSSLLLGVTTYISTDLAAVPLLWVLPLAIYLLTFILAFGRWPRRLHRLVVAATPAMVLLVIFLMVSSLPERIWITVLWHFGLLFVVALAAHGELAQERPAPRHLTEFYLLMSIGGVLGGVFNALVAPLVFRSLIEYPLMMILACVLLLAPRTPALGLGAGAGRALGLVAIVAALALVLYSESIKVRTDFAFVARVLELSRDWVGTWLDPVERAANKFMIYGPPIVLAGFLWRRPLHLGLALGAVLLISGYVDARNNDQIRQSRSFFGVVRISRDHDATGYTELRHGTTLHGRQSLEPARRAQPLSYYQPKGPVGQLFEELDRRPAPLSIAVVGLGTGTLAAYARPGDRVTFYEIDRLVRDVAFNPRYFTYAADARDRAVSVRLEMGDARIRLETVKRERPQERYDVILVDAFSSDAIPVHLITREAFRLYFDMLAARGILALHISNRYLRLEPVVANLAEDGRYAAMVQHGDTGDIRGGVEASWAILGRRPEDFGALASDPRWTEASLDPQPAVGIWSDDFHNLLSVFKW